A single region of the Geothrix edaphica genome encodes:
- the cobB gene encoding Sir2 family NAD+-dependent deacetylase, which translates to MALPRDASIVLLTGAGISAESGLRTFRDADGLWENHRVEDVATPEAFHRNPALVYRFYNERRRSLPGVQPNAAHRALARLEREWPGDLLLVTQNVDDLHDRAGSRNLVHMHGELLKGRCLACRRVLDWPGDLDADSRCPACRRGQVRPHIVWFGEVPLEMERIYRALERCALFAAVGTSGHVYPAAGFVEAAAPGARTVELNLEPSRVADAFQEHRAGRATDLVPAFVDELLGA; encoded by the coding sequence ATGGCCCTCCCCCGCGATGCCTCGATCGTGCTCCTCACCGGCGCGGGCATCTCCGCCGAGAGCGGCCTGCGCACCTTCCGGGACGCGGACGGGCTCTGGGAGAACCACCGGGTCGAGGACGTGGCCACGCCCGAGGCCTTCCACCGGAACCCGGCCCTGGTGTACCGCTTCTACAACGAGCGGCGGCGCAGCCTGCCGGGCGTGCAGCCCAACGCCGCCCACCGGGCCCTGGCGCGGCTGGAGCGCGAGTGGCCCGGTGACTTGCTGCTGGTGACCCAGAACGTGGACGACCTCCACGACCGGGCCGGCTCGCGGAACCTGGTCCACATGCACGGCGAGCTGCTCAAGGGCCGCTGCCTGGCCTGCCGCAGGGTGCTCGACTGGCCCGGCGACCTGGATGCCGACAGCCGCTGCCCGGCCTGCCGGCGCGGGCAGGTGCGGCCCCACATCGTCTGGTTCGGCGAGGTGCCCCTGGAGATGGAGCGCATCTACCGCGCCCTGGAGCGCTGCGCCCTCTTCGCGGCCGTCGGCACCAGCGGCCACGTCTACCCCGCCGCCGGCTTCGTCGAGGCCGCCGCCCCCGGAGCCCGCACCGTGGAGCTCAACCTCGAGCCCAGCCGCGTGGCCGACGCCTTCCAGGAGCACCGCGCCGGCCGGGCCACGGACCTGGTGCCCGCCTTCGTCGACGAGCTGCTCGGAGCCTGA
- a CDS encoding CocE/NonD family hydrolase — protein sequence MAFRRTRGVVALLLAAGCGLGAQALVPPAGLPSEMPAEFKVASGSWDHARREVMIPMRDGVKLRTIILVPKGAKDAPILLTRTPYNAAEQTGHAASPHLGAVLQGYDNVADLIVEGGYIRVVQDIRGKYGSEGDYVMNRPLRGPLNASSVDHSTDTWDTIDWLVKHLPESNGRVGILGISYDGFLPLMALVDPHPALKAVVPMNPMVDGWRGDDWFHHGAFRAQNLSYIYEQQATRANEARWWTGYHDDYDLFLQAGSTGALAASRGMDQLGFWRKLTEHPAYDAFWQQQAMDQVLARRGPLKVPTLLVHSLYDAEDIYGALAVWKALKPKDAAGGLHLAMGPWNHGGEIGDGSGLGPLKFGQDTGLHFRREILKPFLDQHLKGAGQADLPPVSAFETGTNTWRKLPAWPVAGEGTTTRATPFYLEAGLKVATTAPRAGDAPFEEYVSNPAKPVPFRARPIQAVGYDAAHTWSQWLTDDQREASGRTDVLAFVSEPLTAPLRIAGEPVANLVASTSGTDSDWVVKVIDVYPDEVAGQPQLGGYQLMVSADIFRGRYRESAEAPRALKPNEPLVYRFALPAAHHVFLPGHRVMVQVQSTWFPLYDRNPQTFVPNIFFAQPGDYRPATQRIYHTPGQASCVELPVVK from the coding sequence ATGGCATTCCGACGGACACGGGGCGTGGTGGCACTGCTGCTGGCGGCGGGGTGCGGCCTGGGGGCCCAGGCGCTGGTCCCGCCTGCGGGCCTGCCCAGCGAGATGCCGGCCGAGTTCAAGGTGGCATCCGGAAGCTGGGACCACGCGCGCCGGGAGGTGATGATCCCCATGCGGGACGGCGTGAAGCTGCGGACGATCATCCTGGTGCCGAAGGGCGCCAAGGACGCCCCGATCCTGCTGACGCGCACGCCCTACAACGCGGCGGAGCAGACGGGCCATGCGGCCAGCCCCCATCTGGGGGCCGTGCTGCAGGGCTACGACAACGTGGCGGACCTCATCGTCGAGGGCGGCTACATCCGCGTGGTCCAGGACATCCGCGGCAAGTACGGTTCCGAGGGCGACTACGTGATGAACCGGCCCCTGCGCGGGCCCCTGAATGCCTCGAGCGTCGATCACAGCACGGACACCTGGGACACCATCGACTGGCTGGTGAAGCACCTGCCCGAGAGCAATGGCCGGGTGGGCATCCTGGGCATCTCGTACGACGGCTTCCTCCCCCTCATGGCCCTGGTGGACCCGCACCCGGCCCTGAAGGCGGTCGTGCCCATGAACCCCATGGTGGACGGCTGGCGGGGCGACGACTGGTTCCACCACGGGGCCTTCCGCGCCCAGAACCTGAGCTACATCTACGAGCAGCAGGCCACCCGGGCCAACGAGGCCAGGTGGTGGACGGGCTACCACGACGACTACGACCTGTTCCTGCAGGCGGGTTCCACGGGGGCCCTGGCCGCGAGCCGCGGCATGGACCAGCTGGGCTTCTGGCGCAAGCTCACCGAGCATCCGGCCTACGATGCCTTCTGGCAGCAGCAGGCCATGGACCAGGTCCTCGCCCGGAGGGGCCCCCTGAAGGTGCCCACCCTGCTGGTGCACAGCCTCTACGACGCCGAGGACATCTACGGCGCCCTGGCCGTGTGGAAGGCCCTGAAGCCGAAGGACGCGGCCGGCGGCCTCCACCTGGCCATGGGCCCCTGGAACCACGGCGGCGAGATCGGCGACGGCAGCGGCCTCGGGCCCCTGAAGTTCGGTCAGGACACGGGCCTGCACTTCCGCCGTGAGATCCTGAAGCCCTTCCTGGACCAGCACCTGAAGGGCGCCGGCCAGGCGGACCTGCCCCCGGTGAGCGCCTTCGAGACGGGGACGAACACCTGGAGGAAGCTCCCGGCCTGGCCCGTGGCGGGCGAAGGCACCACAACCCGCGCCACGCCCTTCTACCTGGAGGCGGGGCTGAAGGTGGCCACCACCGCGCCCAGGGCCGGAGACGCACCCTTCGAGGAGTATGTCTCGAACCCGGCCAAGCCCGTGCCCTTCCGCGCCCGGCCCATCCAGGCCGTGGGCTACGACGCGGCCCACACCTGGTCCCAGTGGCTCACGGATGACCAGCGCGAGGCCTCGGGCCGCACGGACGTGCTGGCCTTCGTGTCGGAACCCCTGACAGCGCCCCTGCGCATCGCGGGCGAGCCCGTGGCGAACCTGGTGGCGTCCACCAGCGGCACGGATTCGGACTGGGTGGTGAAGGTCATCGACGTCTACCCTGACGAGGTGGCCGGCCAGCCGCAGCTGGGCGGCTACCAGCTCATGGTGTCGGCGGACATCTTCCGGGGCCGGTATCGAGAAAGCGCGGAGGCGCCCAGGGCCCTGAAACCCAACGAGCCCCTGGTCTACCGCTTCGCCCTGCCCGCGGCCCATCATGTCTTCCTGCCGGGCCACCGGGTCATGGTGCAGGTGCAGTCCACCTGGTTCCCCCTCTACGACCGCAACCCCCAGACCTTCGTGCCCAACATCTTCTTCGCCCAGCCCGGCGACTACCGCCCCGCCACCCAGCGCATCTACCACACGCCCGGACAGGCCAGCTGTGTGGAGCTGCCGGTGGTGAAGTAG
- a CDS encoding SRPBCC family protein, with amino-acid sequence MPTHTVRLHRVLRATPERIYRAFLDAEALAKWLPPHGFTGRVHHLEAKVGGTYRMSFTNFTTGHSHTFGGRYLELVPGACIRHTDTFDDPNLPGEMQTTVSLKVVSCGTEMDIVQEGIPEVIPPEACYLGWQESLTLLAQLVEAEIPEP; translated from the coding sequence ATGCCCACCCACACCGTCCGGCTCCACCGGGTGCTCCGGGCCACGCCCGAGCGGATCTACCGGGCCTTCCTCGATGCGGAGGCCCTGGCCAAGTGGCTTCCGCCCCACGGCTTCACCGGCCGGGTCCACCACCTGGAGGCCAAGGTGGGCGGCACCTACCGGATGTCGTTCACGAACTTCACCACGGGCCACAGCCACACCTTCGGCGGGCGGTACCTGGAGCTGGTGCCCGGCGCCTGCATCCGGCACACGGACACGTTCGACGACCCCAACCTGCCCGGGGAGATGCAGACGACGGTGTCCCTGAAGGTGGTGTCCTGCGGCACCGAGATGGACATCGTGCAGGAGGGGATCCCGGAAGTCATCCCCCCGGAGGCCTGCTACCTCGGCTGGCAGGAATCGCTCACCCTCCTGGCGCAGCTGGTGGAGGCGGAGATCCCGGAGCCCTAG